In the genome of Microplitis demolitor isolate Queensland-Clemson2020A chromosome 5, iyMicDemo2.1a, whole genome shotgun sequence, the window ATGTGTAACGATAATCTAATGAAACGTTAATTCAGAGGATTCCGTGCGTTAAGTAttcaccaaaaaatttaaaaagaatttacaGTTGTTATAACATTATAACATAaccaatatttatatttatatataatacggctatataaagatataaagTTTAATAGAAGGTATTGAATTTAAGTATAAACCGATTGTACAAAGTgagtgaataataaaaataatggttGGGTGAACAAGCGCGAGATGTAGGCGTATATATACTGTACGTGCTGTATACGATAAGCTCATTCGAAGTAAATAATCAGTATAAAGTTCTTTTGTCGAGTCGAATCGAGTCGAGTAAATGAGATGTAAATGGagattcttattattttcaatctcTGGTCAGTATTTAGTGATCCGTAATAATAAAGAGAAATAAGAATAACCAAAGCCTGCTGTTATCattatagtattattattattattattattattatcatataggTATAGAGTAACCATTTAAACTggattattgttatattacatttaaaatcagATAACACTTAATACAAAAGTGTGACTCAcagcattaataattaaaaataatctttctGGCTGTTATAtggattattataatttaatgtgtAGCTCAGTAATAAGTAGTAAAGTCTGGTGTAGTGGAAGCAGAGTTGAAACGATAGCTAGTAAGAgaaaagatataaataaaaaaagtttaaaaagttttttaaacctGTCTTGGAAGTTGTAACAAGCGAAAGTACATACAGCCTACCGCGTTGGTCTCTCTGTTAATTACCTTCGACATTGATTGAATAATCGTATGGAATTATTTCGTCCGGACAAGGGACGTTCTTTACTACTACCACTGTTGCTATCATCATTATGATTATtagtatgtatatgtattatGCTCTGTATGTATgagcaattaaattaaaataacaaccAATAGGAATATGCGCCGaaaacacaatattttttcgcacaatgtttaataaatctgagttaaaataataaatatacgtGTCATACACTCTATTACCTAGAGCATTCAAATCTTTTAGAAAGAAATACTTATCCTCGATATACTAGAGAGTAGAGTTAGTAGTGTGATGTTTTGTAATTTAAGAGATGACTAAGTCGTAAATTACGACTTGATCTTTACTGCAGCACCAATTATTTCCATTAGACGCCATATCTCAGCTTTAACGTCTTAATAACTGTATGTAGAACttgttcttcttcttctcttcTTCCTTctattcttcatttttttttttttttttttttttttttttacggcaGTTTCAAGAATTTATCGAATTCAAGCTCATTTATTTtagtgtgtatatgtatagacTTCTCTCATAACTTTCGATTCATGTTACAGCCCCTGTCGTTAGGTAATTTGCCAACGAACCAGCGATTAGTAAGCCATAAAAGTGTGTAAACAAGAACTGATATGCTCCTGTCTTACTAAATCTATTTAACTTtagcagaaataaaaaaaataacattcaaatCACAAGTcctgtttttattaataatatatgagtTGCTGGTTAAATTCTTGGCTGTATATAACAAggtctgaaaaataataaaataaaaactaaaaggGTGGATAGAAAAAGAATAGGGATAAGAGAGAAGGCGCCGACGGGTTACTACTCCTTGGCACGCTGTTAATGCCCGGGATAATTATTGTCTTCAGCCAGGTGGTCCGTTGTTACCGTTGTTACTTACTAGTCTTTTAGCGAAGCTGTAACCTGTAACTCTGGAATTCTGGAACTTGGAACCCACAGAACCTTAAGTAAGTAAAGTTATATAATCAGTATAAggaacaaaaattgaaatatataatagtatagTGGTAGGATGTATACCCACACTCAACTTCCATTCGGTAATAAAGTTTAATCTCTCTAacgattataaaattactgatcACGATGTCGGCGATATGCTACACCCGGACTTACAACCAACTCTCATAAAAGCAAAGAAGAAAGTAACCAAGCAAGCAAGTAAGAAAGTAAGAAAGtaagaaggaaaaaaataataaataatcgtaAGGTAAGTAAAGACCTGAAGGATGAACCTACATACTACATACTTCTCTGTTGAATTATACTCGTAAACATGCCGCCGTGTGTTAGCCGGCAATGTCGCGGCTTGTAATTCACGCCGAACAGCAGAATAGAACAAAACAGAACAAAATAGAACAAAACacggttttttattttatacatcaCAAAGTATATAACAGAGTAGCACACAACTCTGCAGTGATGCACAACTgttaacatatatttactactctgtaatatattattatgatacccgtaaaaaaatattttatacattcaTATTGTTAAAGTcctctatttatatatttatggacatttttttactaagcattatttttaagtattatatGATTAACGACCTAAATccatactatatatatatatatatatatatatgtagatatatatcaGGTTTATGTAATAATCAGGAATAATGTATACACGAGTATCAATATTCAGTAATGATTAttgcttaaaataaatatatctctCCCAAAGGATATGAAATAtctaacaaaatatatacatgtatatataaccGTATAAGAAAATTGACTTGCGGTTAAGTTAAGAGTGCAACAATCAACGAATAAAATCTTTTGATGTGCTGCAATCTTgagaaaaatgatttcaacaataacaacaaaaaataaaataacacaggaggaaattgaaatcaatttgaaatacagtttttttttatttttaatttactctactgcagtaaaaaataataaatacatatatatattaatagatattgagattttttacaacaacttttttactaaatattttaaaaattatcatgtgTACCATGTATAACCAAACAACGAATTACTTGGGGCCGGTttatattaaagaaattaccaatatcaaaaaatttatctgtttaCATACTAATCAGGGTGAATGTAAGCTACTGAAGTAGCCTATCTCCACTTTAGTAGAGATTACTTTATTATAtgtttaataacaataataataataaataaaaataaaaataaaataaggaaAAGACATTTGCGTTCAGTGATAGTTGGTAAAGTTTGCTGGTGTGTTGACTGTCTCCATGATAAATGCTGTTAGATAGTGAGAGTGAAagactatatatattatatatttaccagCAAGACCAAAGAATAGTTAAGTAGGCATCTTATTATTTCTCTCTCTTTACTACCAAAGAATCCACTTTTGTGTATGatgtaattgtttttttttcttttctattaCTATCAAcaagaaaagtttaaaaatataaattattaagattatcaacacattcaaaatttgtacAAACTACTTAAGTGATttgattttcaatatattatgtgtaatgataaaaaagtaaatatatttttttttactatagtttttttagttgaaataaaaacaacaacatCAGCAATTACTATGGCGAGTTTTGTATAATGAATAGCTCAATGTTCaacgatagaaaaaaaaaaaaaaaaaaaaaaaaaaaaaatttagatgagCTTGAAAAAAAGAGATTGACGTATAGACATATATGCAGAGTTGAATTAATAGACTCGTTTGAAGGTTGTCAACTAGACGAGATATCACGCATAGACAGCAACACACTATAACAaatgcataaatatttttagcctaaaggatatttaaataattatattttcatttttggcaTGTCACCATAtcacattattaataattaatgaataaaatcgacttttattaatatgaaaacctaaattaaaaactttttaaatagtaatagtaatagagcaataaatataaatattaatatatctaCATAATGGGATTATCTTATACAATTAAgatcaaaaatacttttctgACCAGCAGGAcgtattttactttttttattattttccttcCAATCAGTTGCGCTATCaccaaaaaaatcatataaatacatacgATCGGCTGTCTGTAAGCctgttgatgaaaaaataaatataaataataattaaaataattatttataaatacatgtaaaataaataattaaattaccaatTTTAGTGTGATAAGGGTTCCACATAACGTTGGCAATACGATTCTTGAAAGTTAATAAAGGTGTAGTTTTTTGAATAGATATCGCATCGACAATTTGGTTCCAACTTGCTAAAACAGGAATAGTCGTTAAACGAGTGTCACTATCATTCCAGTAGTACCACACAACAACCAGTTCTCCACTTAGGTTATTCCAGGCCAAATGTTTCACGCGACTTAAAAAGTTAACTCGTCTATAATCGAGAGACTTCTGCTTTGGGACGTCCCAGAGGGATAAAGAACCATCACCAAGCCCTCCGCCTATACAGAGAATTCCTTTTTCCCATGGATGCCATGCCAATGCctgttgtttatttaattagtttatctcaaatatatatatatatatatattattttaataaatatatatacctcTGATGAATCGTAGTATCCAATTTCAAGAAATGGAATCATTTCTTTGAGCGAATGAATAcgtatatttttatctgttCCCGTAGTGGCTACAAAATCATCATTTGGTGATATTACTAAATCCAAAATTATACCCTGATGTACTGAAGCATAATCAATTATCTCAGCGTTTGATCCAGAAACATTAAAGATACACACTATTCCATCGTTACATCctctgaataaataattattaacaattatcatCAGTTAAAAAGTATGCaacttaagaaaataaaaaaatgttaatagaCTTATTTACATGACCACTTGACGATCCGAATGAGTCCAAGCGATACAACGAATTATACAACGTGAACACACACAATTGTGCTtccaaataacttttgatgaTAAGACATCATAGCAGCACAATTTCAATGACTCTGaatacattaaaaaacaatctccAGAATAATTCCATTTAACACAACGAATTTTTGCTGTCCCAATATTTGTAGGCTCAATGTTTACTATCATTGAGGGGCTCTTGGTAACACATGTATCTTTGAAAAGAAGTATTTCTTGCTCAACTGCAaccataattatattttttccactcCAATCAACAGCTCCACGAcctaaaattcattttttataattactattattattgttgttattattgttaataatttaaaataacaatatttagttACTTGGAAAATGAATGTATCCAGATAATTCTACAGCAGTCTCCCAATACTTTAGCAGAGGTTTATTACGAGATTTAGCTTTCCAAACACCATCAAACGACGAGTTTTGAatgacacttttttttttattaacattgaCACACGATTTGAGGCAATCAGTTGAAAATAATGGTGGTttgctattaaaattaaaaattctctgacTCCTGATCCctttaaaaagtttaagctGATTCAAGTTCTGGGTCACCAGTCGCTTCTTCCAACCAGTATTCAACATGTTtatctgtaaaaatatttctgaatAAAAGAGATTCGCGCATCCATATAACGTGTTCGAATATGTTACCAACGACAGACAacgttttattttgtttaaagataaaacaattataaattatatatagtacGGATGATGATAATCAGAAGAGAGCTCAacgttatttaataaaaagtatatacatacatataaatatcaacGGTCAAAGGAGAGTGAGAGagatatgaaaataatgataacgaAGAAGGAAAAATGTGTGGGTAGAATTGAAGAGACTGAGCGAGTAAATTGCGTATCCGAAGAGCTTAACGATCGTTCGTTGGAGAACGCCGTGAGTGCGCGGCTTTTGCCAACCAGAGAATCTACAATAAGaataacaagaaaaataataataaaaaaataattaagtatcgtgtgtatgtgtgtgtgctCTTGAACGATCAAGCCACGACCATGGTCAACGTGTTACGCGATTACGCTCGTAAATCGTGATCACGACGACATCCCCTTACTCTTCATATCAATGAGTTGCTTTCATAAAGCCGTcgattatgaaaaataaaacaagaatACAAACTCGATATACACACAGACTGCGttcaaatggaaaataaaaaaaaaaaaacatatgagATAATAACACATGacatatacataaatacatatattaccTGTTCAATGACATCGAGATATGGTTTAATTTCATTGTCCATTGGCAGTGATTGATTCATAAGTTTATATCTAGTTGCATCAAAATTTTGCTGACGACGTGGAGGAATCAGTCGATCagtgtaattatttgaattacaaaCAGAAACTGATTTATGGAATGAATTTACGGCTGGTATTGTTCTATTGTGATACGCTGGTGTTGGTCGTGACACATAAATTGGAATTtgttcctgaaaaaaaaaaaaaaaaaaaaaaaaaaaaaaagttatatttataaataaataaataatagtttaataGCAgccatatatattaaaaaataaggttGCAAATAGATCTGACCAAGTGAAAAGAGGGTTGAGTGAGAAGAGCATTATGCAGAGTACGATCAAAGGGTACACGTAATATTTACAAGTCCATTCACCCTCTCCGACCCCCAACGAACATCTGTCTTTTTCTCAGGGTCTCATCGATCTACTGATGCTATTGATGCTACGAATGCTACGAATGCTACTGATGCTCTCTACTGATGATGGATGAGACAAGAATAAAACTATCAAGACTTTTTAtctcgaaagaaaaaaaaaaacacacacacacacacacacacacacacacaatatTCTCTCTTTCTTAAAACTTTTCCATCCGACGCATGAATTATCTGAAATAAATCTTTTCAATTGATGGAATCatcagataataaattaaaataaaaaaaataataatataataaatattcgaaagttgaattattttattttaatctcatcatcttataataataataataataataataataataataataataataataataatagtatattatccATCATCTATTTTATActgatttataatatatataattgtactGACATCTAAACGAGACAGCTAATTTACTCTGTCACTACTCAGAAAGCTTTTCTGACACCTGTGAGTATATAATGTAGATACatgtttcttatttttaacattttattatatttatgtatagattattattttctcaaaatgctttttatttaatttaattgatacatATTTAACGGactttattgatatattttatgtatatttaaatttttacttggtaaatatatattcccCATAATAACCGTTaatgtaaatatgtatatagacaaaaagataaaaagacaaaaaagatgaaatatatgtatatgtatatgaagaataataataaatctcgACATCTCGAGTTGCTGCAAAAGATAGATAGATATATGGATGgatgaataaaagtaaagcTCATTTGCATGAAGCTCAAGACTTTTAAATCCATTTGACCAGGTGCAGAATACACCGTCTCactttatataaacttttaaaaatcctATAGACATCACTCGGTTTTCCCATGGGCAATATAACAACTTACTGCTTGTAATAACTAAGTAGATACGAGTAGACCCCCAGCAAAGAAGacaggttttttttatacattcaaCCAACTTGATTATTCGTCTCTCCTTGAAATTCGTAAGGTGCCAAAACAGTTGTAAAtacgtaatatatattttaaaataaaataaaatacattatttaacCATTAACTTTAAccattgttatttataaatttaagtatataaaaatttgaaaatttttaaatcaattaaaataaattttgaatatttggaaattttttttttttttttaattatttcctgCAACTTGATGTTGATAAAAGTATGAACAAATAGagacataaaaaatacataattggCGTTGTTTAATCTAGATGATATGATGGTGTCGCGTTGTCTTCCCACGGTACGGAGCATATATAAGCCGACATTAACAGGATATATAGACGCAGACTCTGAAGAGCAAcactaatataaaatatgtatatatatatatcgtgtGCATGACGGCATCAGGACCGGTCAGAAAGAAAAGTATAAGTATAGCTAGAAATAGTACTAGTAGtagtagcagcagcagcagcagatGACAATCGCACACACTTAGTACTCGTGTGAGACGCACGCTCTCTAATACATATCATCACCTGCGGCAATAACCACGCAAGGTCTCACTGGGTCAGGTTTCAGTTGTTTAAGATATACacatctatagatatataataataataataataataataataataataataattcagcCTCTGAGCAGTGCCGATGCCAATGCTAAGACTcgagatatataatatatacaatacaGGGCCGGAAGCTTTCCACCTCTGAGGTCGAAAGGTAATTCAAGGCGAAAGATGAGTCCGGATTTGCTGTGCAAACAAGTTCACGAAAGGTTATACGGCGACTATATACTTATACCATCTCAtacatttattcattattaataatattatttatcttatttttatatatatatcgaaatattataaatttctagCTTATTCttcaaataacaataaattaatttaaaaaaaaaaattttcaacatttaaaaaactgttggCACAAGTTTTTCAAACTCGATCCCTCTCTctgtcacatatatatttatatcaatatatatctgtatcctgaagatatatatatgtatatatttcttattggTGATATTGTACCATCAATGGCGCGCGCGCGGCCCTCCGACAGCGAGACATCTTTTTTCCCAACATTCCACCAGACACATAGTCGTTGTCTCAACTTTTGCTGCTtttgctactgctactgctgctgctgctaatgatgatgatgatgatgatgataataatgatggtGTTGTTTTATACTTTCAACGCAACAAGAGAAACTGAGAAAGTATAAATGATATTATATACAGCTGAGtcagaaaaagaagaagaaaacgaaaaaataaacaagttaAAGTTGATAGGCCAGTATACATTTAGgcttaacaaaaatttttgctaactattatctataataaatgtaataatctGGTTAGATTTAATTagtctattttaaaataccttTGTTActctgttaataaaattatctttagtaatctattattcaaattacaaatatattatttaaaaggtTTGTGCacatattaatattcaattaatagaCAGAGTACATATACTAATGGTGATAATAATAAgtcactaataaaaaatattaaaaaatagagataATGAGTTTTGATCGAGAGAAAAAGGTGTGATAACGTAAATATAACATTAAGCTTGGCTTCTATATGGGTTGCGAAAGAGCTTGCTGTCGACTAATGAATTGGTGCTGAATATAGATACATATTAAGGTGAAAACGGGTTGTACTAAtctcaatataaatatcatgCAGCAACTCATGATAAGCCCTGgccattatatatatatatatatataataccaCTAGTTGATCGCTTGCTCTCCAACTCAGGCGTTAAAGTCTCCGGGCCATCTCTGGCATTTCCATTTTCTATATCAATATCCCCATCAAGTTGTtcttaattacaaaaaatttattaactattatttaaattgtaaattatctcacgataaaatttcatttattgataTGCCGGAGtgaacaacaaaaatatatttaacattattgCTTTGAAACATCTGCAGAGAACGTTTGAACGTCCCTAAaatctatataataatatacatactCTGACGAACAGTATGTGGGGTATTAGAATGTATGTTAGAAGCATAGTGATTGGCTGAACGAATGTGCGAGGAGGTTGGCCTGATGCCCCATTCATTTCGCGGGGGACTGCCAACATCAGCTCTTAGttatctattatatatatatataaatataaataaacgcCTCCATCAcctcatatataaaaaaataatagacaaataaatttaataagttaaattaatttttaacaagttCCAATAGCTGCCGGCTTGCTGTGTATATTATGcccatgttattttttattaattaatattatatttagtattttaataagaaGCAATAAAATGATCAAACCCTACGGCAAACACGTTTATGTTATGCTTACCAAGGACGAAAATAATATTCGGAACACGTTCATCAAGTTgtacttgtatatatatatatatatatattaactggTGTTGTAATATATCGACAAGTAGGGATAATTTACCACGCGACTTATCCATAACTTATCaacttatcattattattaactttattcatgaattaatattttatggtaacagttataATTAGTGatgattttcattattactcatatatttgataataatctTAGTCACCTCGTATATGtgaatatttaagtatatgtatatttagtacataatatttttatattatataaaaaaaatgataaaaagttaGCAGCATCTTGAGCAGGGTGTTGGTATACGGTAAAGTTGGTGCTTGGAATTGCTTGGAATTGCTTGGAATTGCTTGGAACTGCTTGGAACTGCTCGGAACGTTCCGAACGGTCCATCGCACACTGATCAAAAGAAGTAGGAGAGAGAAGTAGTTCGACGAGCGTCGAGCCCAACCTTTTTCCTCGGCCACACAGCATCGCTTGCGGATCTCTCGGATCTCGGACTTGGGCTTTCAGTCGTTGGCCGTTCTTCCTGCGGACTGGAGGTCTCGATCTTTGTACACCACTCTGTATACTTCCATTAcctgttttattattattattattattattattattattattattactaatttcgTTTACctcgatat includes:
- the LOC103570718 gene encoding protein cortex, whose protein sequence is MLRSDLGQISSALPQFRDNISTGLHQTCLLEKNLTIEQIPIYVSRPTPAYHNRTIPAVNSFHKSVSVCNSNNYTDRLIPPRRQQNFDATRYKLMNQSLPMDNEIKPYLDVIEQINMLNTGWKKRLVTQNLNQLKLFKGIRSQRIFNFNSKPPLFSTDCLKSCVNVNKKKSVIQNSSFDGVWKAKSRNKPLLKYWETAVELSGYIHFPSRGAVDWSGKNIIMVAVEQEILLFKDTCVTKSPSMIVNIEPTNIGTAKIRCVKWNYSGDCFLMYSESLKLCCYDVLSSKVIWKHNCVCSRCIIRCIAWTHSDRQVVIGCNDGIVCIFNVSGSNAEIIDYASVHQGIILDLVISPNDDFVATTGTDKNIRIHSLKEMIPFLEIGYYDSSEALAWHPWEKGILCIGGGLGDGSLSLWDVPKQKSLDYRRVNFLSRVKHLAWNNLSGELVVVWYYWNDSDTRLTTIPVLASWNQIVDAISIQKTTPLLTFKNRIANVMWNPYHTKIGLQTADRMYLYDFFGDSATDWKENNKKSKIRPAGQKSIFDLNCIR